Proteins co-encoded in one Neoarius graeffei isolate fNeoGra1 chromosome 11, fNeoGra1.pri, whole genome shotgun sequence genomic window:
- the zfyve28 gene encoding lateral signaling target protein 2 homolog isoform X4, with protein MMNRFRKWLYKPKRSDPQLLAQFYYADEELNQVASELDSLDGRKDPQRCTLLVNQFRSCQDNVLNIINQIMDECIPEDRANRDFCVKFPEEIRHDNLAGQLWFGAECLAAGSIIMNREIESMAMRPLAKDLTRSLEEVRNITRDQALRDLNFYTERMREALRQFDSLFAEFELSYVSAMVPVKSPKEYYVQQEVIVLFCETVERALKLGYLTQDMIDDYEPALMFTIPRLAIVCGLVVYPDGPLNLENKPEDMSELFRPFRTLLKKIRDLLQTLTEEELTTLERNLCISQDGEFPGDPISSTPESATSSNSKSQVEESQKREEQKEVERVTELALCSSQREEEDAWEKPQEQQEVLSEGEEETEVDLACSMQYDEEEIEQLNMMVHRVGDHMSTLLSPPSQRPSPAYYRRKKQPSVDGSSVRSSLGDSSTPSSTENSPQRAPAPQHEEDERVFFMDDLESMGSGGDVETSSGERRQGRRVSPIVNLKSLKPIRPEPTSDSTSNGWMTACQSNEEFDQSSQDKLCLSSGPAGTSETLPLVNGWEGQLDGEEGEGGEPAEVIAHRTGGMKLSATVIFNPRSPNQPELVVLSRSTEGTAHRLLNSCVCCTAGCVDAHDDPTSTDTTTGDGNLEFSKCKLAITSTVIQSAMDACGTGKGDTPMPIPPPPGQQQLREEDEDQARGRLPHAPCCEKCLANSSKLSPHRDTGENASRDGYPYQERASRVMASSAAKEKQPKEDGKNGSSLQGSPLSSGSSSDCESVSVTTCSLSSSCSPSSLTTSSEMSEELDHQELQLALQASKLVSHNKIRARFHSSSDLIHRLFVCISGHSNVHCT; from the exons ATGATGAATCGCTTCCGAAAGTGGCTGTATAAGCCAAAG AGGTCGGACCCTCAGCTACTTGCCCAGTTTTACTATGCAGATGAAGAGCTGAATCAGGTGGCCTCAGAGCTGGATAGTCTGGATGGCAGGAAGGATCCTCAGAGATGCACGCTGCTCGTCAACCAGTTCCGCTCATGCCAG GACAATGTGCTGAATATCATAAACCAGATCATGGATGAGTGTATACCAGAAGACCGAGCAAACAGAGACTTCTGTGTGAAATTTCCGGAAGAGATCCGCCATGACAACCTTGCAGGACAGCTATGGTTTGGGGCAGAG TGTCTAGCAGCAGGCTCAATCATCATGAACAGGGAGATCGAGAGTATGGCGATGCGTCCACTGGCCAAAGACTTGACACGCAGTCTGGAGGAGGTGCGCAACATCACCCGTGACCAAGCGCTGCGAGACCTCAACTTCTACACAGAGCGCATGAGGGAGGCACTGCGCCAGTTCGACAGCCTTTTTGCTGAGTTTGAGCTCAG TTATGTATCAGCCATGGTGCCTGTAAAGTCTCCTAAAGAGTACTACGTCCAGCAGGAGGTCATTGTGCTCTTCTGTGAGACTGTAGAGAG GGCCCTAAAGCTTGGCTATCTCACACAAGACATGATTGATGATTATGAACctgctctcatgtttacaatcccCCGACTAGCTATTGTATG TGGACTTGTTGTGTATCCTGATGGACCGCTTAACCTGGAAAACAAGCCAGAAGACATGTCCGAACTCTTTCGACCTTTTCGCACATTACTGAAGAAAATTAG GGACCTGTTGCAGACTCTGACAGAAGAGGAGTTAACAACCCTGGAGAGGAATCTGTGTATCTCACAGGATGGAGAGTTTCCTGGAGACCCCATCTCCTCTACACCGGAGTCTGCTACCTCTAGCAACTCCAAGAGTCAGGTGGAGGAGTCGCAGAAAAGAGAAGAGCAAAAGGAAGTGGAGAGGGTGACAGAGCTGGCTCTGTGTTCCTCTCAGCGTGAGGAGGAGGATGCTTGGGAGAAACCCCAGGAACAGCAGGAGGTCCTAAGTGAAGGAGAGGAGGAAACTGAAGTGGACCTGGCATGTTCCATGCAGTATGACGAAGAGGAGATTGAGCAGCTCAACATGATGGTACACCGTGTTGGTGACCACATGTCCACACTGCTCTCACCCCCAAGCCAGAGGCCATCTCCAGCTTATTATCGCCGAAAAAAACAGCCCAGCGTGGACGGATCTAGTGTGCGCTCCAGCCTAGGGGACTCGAGCACACCCTCAAGCACTGAAAACTCTCCTCAACGAGCTCCTGCCCCCCAACACGAGGAAGATGAGCGGGTCTTCTTCATGGACGACTTGGAAAGCATGGGCAGTGGTGGAGATGTTGAAACTAGCTCAGGGGAACGCCGTCAGGGACGACGAGTCTCTCCCATCGTAAACCTCAAATCCCTCAAGCCCATCAGGCCAGAGCCTACAAGTGACTCCACCTCCAATGGATGGATGACGGCCTGTCAATCAAATGAGGAGTTTGATCAGAGCAGCCAGGATAAACTGTGCCTTTCTTCTGGACCTGCAGGAACCTCAGAAACATTACCACTTGTGAATGGCTGGGAAGGGCAGCTGGATGGTGAggaaggggaagggggggagCCAGCAGAGGTCATTGCTCACCGAACAGGCGGGATGAAACTTTCAGCCACTGTGATCTTTAACCCACGCTCACCAAACCAACCTGAGTTGGTGGTTTTGTCACGCTCAACCGAGGGAACTGCTCACCGCCTGCTCAACTCTTGTGTGTGCTGCACTGCTGGATGTGTCGATGCCCATGATGACCCCACTTCCACAGATACCACCACAGGAGATGGGAATTTAGAGTTTAGCAAGTGCAAGCTTGCCATCACAAGCACTGTTATCCAGTCAGCAATGGATGCCTGTGGCACAGGGAAGGGGGATACCCCTATGCCCATCCCACCTCCACCTGGCCAACAACAACTGAGGGAGGAGGATGAGGACCAAGCGAGAGGAAGGCTTCCTCATGCCCCCTGTTGTGAGAAGTGCCTTGCCAATAGCTCCAAGCTGTCCCCACACAGAGACACTGGAGAGAATGCATCAAGAGATGGATACCCCTATCAGGAAAGAGCCAGCCGAGTAATGGCTAGCTCAGCAGCAAAGGAGAAACAGCCCAAAGAAGACGGCAAAAATGGCTCCAG TTTACAAGGATCCCCCCTCAGTTCAGGCAGCAGCAGTGattgtgagagtgtgtctgtcaCCACATGCAGTCTGTCCAGTTCATGCAGCCCCAG TAGTTTGACCACCAGCTCTGAGATGTCTGAGGAGCTCGATCACCAGGAGCTTCAGCTGGCCCTGCAGGCTTCTAAACTGGTTTCTCACAACAAAATACGTGCACGCTTCCATAGCAGTAGTGACCTCATCCATCGTCTTTTTGTCTGCATATCAG GCCATTCTAATGTTCACTGTACATAA